From a region of the uncultured Desulfatiglans sp. genome:
- the fadA gene encoding 3-ketoacyl-CoA thiolase, whose protein sequence is MMMKEAVIVAACRTAVGKAPRGILKDTRPEYMGCTVLGDLLKRAGGLDPNLIDDVVIGCTFPEATQGLNLGRVLVMSMGWPDRIPGMTVNRFCSSGLQAIAIGAEKIMCGFSEVVVAGGVESMSQIPMGGSMMYPNPALVEMRPGAFTGMGLTAENVAERYGIGRDEQDAFGALSQQKAEAAIKAGRFKSQIVPLNIKKQVRLPNGRFGYEEFVFDTDEGMRPGTTKESIASLKPAFKPNGSVTAGNSSQTSDAAAAVLLMTKEKAKELGLKPMATFRWHAVEGCEPEYMGVGPAVAIPKVLKLAGMSIDQMDLIELNEAFAAQAIYCIDTLGINKEITNVNGGAIALGHPLGCTGAKLTTQLVYEMQERKARFGLVSMCIGFGMGAAAIFEVEDY, encoded by the coding sequence ATGATGATGAAAGAAGCTGTGATAGTAGCCGCCTGCAGGACTGCGGTTGGAAAAGCTCCCCGGGGGATCCTGAAGGACACCCGGCCCGAGTATATGGGGTGCACCGTGCTGGGCGATCTGCTGAAGCGGGCCGGCGGCCTCGATCCGAATCTGATCGACGACGTGGTGATCGGCTGCACCTTTCCGGAGGCCACCCAGGGGCTCAACCTGGGGCGCGTGCTGGTCATGTCCATGGGCTGGCCGGACCGCATCCCCGGGATGACGGTCAACCGGTTCTGCTCGTCGGGGCTCCAGGCCATCGCCATCGGCGCGGAGAAGATCATGTGCGGGTTTTCGGAGGTGGTCGTGGCCGGCGGCGTCGAGAGCATGAGCCAGATCCCGATGGGGGGCAGCATGATGTACCCCAACCCGGCCCTGGTCGAGATGCGTCCGGGGGCCTTCACCGGCATGGGCCTGACCGCTGAAAACGTGGCTGAACGCTACGGGATCGGCCGGGATGAACAGGACGCCTTCGGTGCCCTCAGCCAGCAGAAGGCCGAGGCGGCCATCAAGGCGGGGCGGTTCAAAAGCCAGATCGTGCCCCTGAATATCAAGAAGCAGGTGCGCCTGCCCAATGGGCGGTTCGGGTATGAGGAGTTCGTCTTCGACACGGACGAAGGCATGCGGCCGGGTACGACCAAGGAAAGCATCGCCAGTCTGAAGCCCGCCTTCAAACCCAACGGGAGTGTCACCGCCGGCAACTCGTCCCAGACCTCCGACGCCGCCGCCGCCGTGCTCCTCATGACCAAAGAGAAGGCCAAGGAACTGGGCCTGAAGCCCATGGCCACCTTCCGCTGGCATGCGGTCGAGGGCTGCGAACCCGAATACATGGGTGTCGGCCCGGCCGTCGCCATCCCGAAAGTCCTGAAGCTTGCCGGGATGAGCATCGATCAGATGGACCTGATCGAGTTGAACGAGGCCTTCGCCGCCCAGGCCATCTACTGCATCGATACCCTTGGTATCAACAAAGAGATCACGAACGTAAACGGCGGAGCCATCGCGCTGGGGCACCCCCTGGGCTGCACCGGGGCGAAGCTCACGACCCAGCTCGTCTATGAGATGCAGGAGCGCAAGGCGCGCTTCGGGCTGGTCTCCATGTGCATCGGCTTCGGCATGGGCGCAGCGGCCATCTTCGAGGTCGAGGATTACTGA